In Clostridia bacterium, a single genomic region encodes these proteins:
- a CDS encoding TetR/AcrR family transcriptional regulator, with amino-acid sequence MRRGAPDRYQEILDAAERVIARQGYSGAQVSRIAAEAGVAGGTVYLYFANKKDLLISLFRERFGRFIEALDASLAEAASAPDALERLVRVHLAMLAHRPELAAVTQIEMRQSDPEIRRGIDEAIQPYFERIEAVLRRGIEEGCFDRDMDLRVAKRMIFGTVDQCVTAWVMSGYRYDLASLVEPVCRLLVRGLGGPAGRGVDGANVKGAKP; translated from the coding sequence ATGCGCCGGGGCGCGCCGGACCGCTACCAGGAGATCCTGGACGCGGCCGAGCGGGTCATCGCCCGGCAGGGGTATTCGGGCGCGCAGGTGTCGCGCATCGCCGCGGAGGCGGGCGTGGCCGGCGGCACCGTGTACCTGTACTTCGCGAACAAGAAGGATCTGTTGATCTCGCTCTTTCGGGAGCGGTTCGGCCGCTTCATCGAGGCGCTCGACGCGTCGCTGGCCGAGGCGGCGTCGGCGCCGGACGCCCTCGAGCGCCTGGTCCGCGTGCACCTCGCGATGCTCGCCCACCGCCCGGAACTGGCGGCCGTGACGCAGATCGAGATGCGCCAGTCGGATCCGGAGATCCGCCGGGGCATCGACGAAGCGATCCAGCCGTACTTCGAACGCATCGAGGCGGTGCTGCGGCGCGGCATCGAGGAGGGGTGCTTCGACCGTGACATGGACCTGCGCGTGGCCAAGCGCATGATCTTCGGCACCGTCGACCAGTGCGTGACCGCGTGGGTGATGTCGGGCTACCGGTACGACCTGGCGTCGCTCGTGGAGCCGGTCTGCCGCCTGCTCGTCCGGGGGTTGGGCGGCCCGGCCGGCCGCGGCGTCGACGGGGCCAACGTGAAAGGAGCGAAGCCATGA
- a CDS encoding long-chain fatty acid--CoA ligase: MAARRPWLEHYPKEVPPSLDYPDIPLPRFLEDAARDYPRRVATIFFGARRTYAQIRDEARRLAVALGRLGVRPGDRVALILPNCPQAVAAHYGALLAGAVVVWVNPLYTVREMVHQLNDSGARVAVALDLVHPRLAEARPQTGLETVVYTSIRDRLPFPLNRLYPLKEKLPEIPYGRGTLRYDELWRAVRPEEAERSLPGESLGRDDLALLQYTGGTTGVAKGVMLTHGNLVANTLQTEAWLYRFKRGEGVTLGVLPFFHVYGLTTVLHYAVRQAATIVLIPRFDVKAMVDAIERYRPQIFPGAPTMYVAINRFPGIEKRDLSSIDACISGSAPLPLEVQSEFERLTGGRLVEGYGLSEASPVTHCNPLWGERRPGSIGLPWPDTDARLVHPDTDEEVGPGEVGELCVRGPQVMKGYWNRPDETAMVLKDGWLRTGDLATMDPDGYFRIVDRKKDVIIAGGFNVYPREVEEVLYQLPAVEEAVVFGVPDPYRGETVKAVIKLKPGHALTAEEVERHCRAQLTGYKVPRIIEFREELPKSAVGKILRRVLVEEARRQAGLGEAGRAAPEEPGPPSSGEERRTS; encoded by the coding sequence ATCGCAGCGCGCCGGCCCTGGCTTGAGCATTATCCAAAGGAGGTTCCGCCGTCGCTCGATTACCCCGACATCCCGCTGCCGCGTTTTCTTGAAGACGCCGCGCGGGACTACCCCCGGCGCGTCGCCACGATCTTCTTCGGCGCGCGGCGCACATACGCGCAGATCCGCGACGAGGCGCGCCGCCTGGCGGTGGCGCTCGGCCGGCTCGGCGTGCGGCCGGGCGACCGCGTGGCGCTCATCCTGCCCAACTGCCCCCAGGCGGTGGCCGCGCACTACGGCGCGCTCCTGGCGGGGGCGGTCGTCGTCTGGGTCAACCCGCTCTACACCGTGCGGGAGATGGTGCACCAGCTGAACGACAGCGGCGCGCGCGTGGCCGTGGCCCTGGACCTCGTCCACCCGCGCCTCGCGGAGGCCCGCCCGCAGACCGGACTGGAGACGGTGGTGTACACGAGCATCCGCGATCGCCTGCCGTTCCCGCTCAACCGGCTGTACCCGCTGAAGGAGAAGCTCCCCGAGATTCCGTACGGACGCGGCACGCTCCGCTACGACGAGCTCTGGCGCGCCGTCCGCCCGGAAGAGGCGGAGCGGTCGTTGCCCGGGGAGAGCCTTGGCCGCGACGACCTCGCCCTGCTCCAGTACACGGGGGGCACCACGGGCGTCGCCAAGGGCGTCATGCTCACGCACGGCAACCTCGTCGCGAACACGCTCCAGACGGAGGCGTGGCTCTACCGCTTCAAGCGCGGGGAGGGCGTCACGCTGGGGGTCCTGCCCTTCTTCCACGTCTACGGCCTCACCACGGTGCTCCACTACGCCGTCCGGCAGGCGGCGACCATCGTCCTCATTCCCCGGTTCGACGTCAAGGCGATGGTCGACGCCATCGAGCGTTACCGCCCGCAGATCTTCCCCGGGGCGCCGACGATGTACGTGGCCATCAACCGCTTTCCCGGCATCGAGAAGCGCGACCTGTCCTCGATCGACGCGTGCATCAGCGGGTCGGCGCCGCTGCCCCTGGAGGTGCAGAGCGAGTTCGAGCGGCTGACGGGCGGCCGCCTCGTCGAGGGCTACGGCCTTTCCGAAGCATCGCCGGTCACGCACTGCAACCCGCTGTGGGGCGAGCGCCGCCCCGGCTCCATCGGACTGCCCTGGCCGGACACCGACGCCCGCCTCGTCCACCCGGACACGGACGAGGAGGTGGGCCCGGGCGAGGTGGGGGAGCTCTGCGTGCGGGGTCCGCAGGTGATGAAGGGCTACTGGAACCGCCCGGACGAGACGGCCATGGTGCTGAAGGACGGCTGGCTGCGCACGGGCGACCTCGCCACGATGGATCCCGACGGGTACTTCCGCATCGTGGACCGCAAGAAGGATGTCATCATCGCCGGCGGCTTCAACGTGTACCCGCGGGAGGTGGAGGAGGTCCTCTACCAGTTGCCCGCGGTGGAGGAGGCCGTGGTGTTCGGCGTGCCGGATCCCTACCGCGGCGAGACGGTGAAGGCGGTGATCAAGTTGAAGCCCGGCCACGCGCTCACGGCGGAGGAGGTCGAGCGTCACTGCCGGGCGCAGCTCACGGGTTACAAGGTGCCGCGGATCATCGAGTTTCGTGAGGAACTGCCGAAGAGCGCGGTCGGCAAGATCCTGCGGCGCGTCCTCGTCGAGGAGGCGCGGCGGCAGGCCGGGCTCGGGGAGGCGGGCCGGGCGGCGCCGGAGGAACCCGGGCCGCCATCCTCCGGAGAGGAGCGCAGGACGTCTTGA
- a CDS encoding threonine/serine dehydratase, with protein MRDVARARHRIRGLAVETPLVSARTLGETAGLKLWLKAENLQRTGSFKLRGAVNRLAVLARSGAPLRGVITASSGNHGQALAYAARAFGYPAVVVVPEDAAPPKVAAARTFGAEVVHCGRTSAERFAKAYDLAAERGLEFVPPYDDPDIIAGQGTIGLEILEACPEVEAVLVPLGGGGLLAGIATAIKERAPRVRLVGVEPEGSNAHQQSRAAGRPVTLPRTETVADGLRKLAPGRLTFPIIQEKVDEIVTVCDEEILQAMARLALTAKLVVEPSGATSVAAALNGRGVRPGERVVCVLSGGNVDPAVLARALETAP; from the coding sequence CTGCGCGACGTCGCCCGTGCCCGCCACCGCATCCGCGGCCTCGCCGTCGAGACGCCGCTCGTCTCCGCGCGCACGCTCGGGGAGACGGCCGGACTGAAGTTGTGGCTGAAGGCCGAGAACCTGCAGCGCACCGGCTCCTTCAAGCTCCGCGGCGCGGTGAACCGCCTCGCCGTCCTCGCCCGCTCCGGCGCCCCGCTGCGCGGCGTCATTACGGCATCCTCCGGCAACCACGGCCAGGCGCTCGCCTACGCCGCGCGGGCGTTCGGATACCCTGCGGTCGTCGTCGTGCCCGAGGACGCCGCCCCGCCCAAAGTGGCGGCGGCGAGGACGTTCGGAGCGGAGGTCGTCCACTGCGGCCGGACCAGCGCGGAGCGTTTCGCGAAGGCGTACGACCTCGCCGCGGAGCGAGGGCTGGAGTTCGTGCCGCCGTACGACGACCCGGACATCATCGCCGGCCAGGGCACGATCGGGCTGGAGATCCTCGAAGCCTGCCCCGAGGTGGAGGCGGTGCTCGTCCCCCTCGGCGGCGGTGGGCTGCTGGCGGGCATCGCCACGGCGATCAAGGAACGCGCGCCGCGCGTGCGGCTGGTCGGCGTGGAGCCGGAAGGCTCCAACGCGCACCAGCAGTCCCGGGCAGCGGGCCGCCCCGTGACGCTGCCGCGCACGGAGACCGTGGCCGACGGCCTTCGCAAGCTCGCGCCCGGCCGGCTCACCTTCCCGATCATCCAGGAAAAGGTCGACGAGATCGTCACGGTCTGCGACGAGGAGATCCTGCAGGCCATGGCGCGCCTCGCGCTGACGGCCAAGCTCGTCGTCGAGCCGTCCGGCGCGACGAGCGTGGCCGCCGCCCTCAACGGGCGGGGCGTGCGCCCCGGCGAGCGCGTGGTGTGCGTGCTGTCCGGCGGCAACGTGGATCCGGCCGTGCTGGCGCGCGCGCTGGAGACGGCCCCGTAG
- a CDS encoding DUF503 domain-containing protein yields MIVAVAEVRVRLPLAASLKDRRRALDGALQRMRARFPIAVAQVELGDDPHWATLGIAAVAGGRRQAEALRDEALRHLERLLDGEGVELVEIRRDTL; encoded by the coding sequence GTGATCGTCGCGGTCGCGGAGGTGCGCGTCCGCCTGCCCTTGGCGGCCTCGCTCAAGGACCGGCGCCGGGCTCTTGACGGGGCGCTGCAGCGCATGCGGGCGCGTTTTCCGATCGCCGTGGCGCAGGTGGAGCTGGGCGACGACCCGCACTGGGCCACCCTCGGCATCGCGGCCGTGGCCGGCGGGCGCCGCCAGGCCGAAGCCCTGAGGGACGAGGCGCTGCGTCACCTGGAGCGGCTCCTGGATGGCGAAGGTGTCGAACTTGTGGAAATCCGGCGCGACACTCTGTGA
- a CDS encoding M20 family metallopeptidase: protein MPSPPRKCTSEIRLPCTIAPEGTCPMSAILQWLNARQDEMVDTLRRAVELESPSDDAEALHRFADWLVPRGRAIPGVAVEQLPDPAGPMVRMALSGTGRPVLLLAHFDTVWPLGTLERMPLRIEGGRLHGPGSFDMKAGLVQGLYALAALAAHTRPEERPPVILLCTSDEEVGSERSRARIEEEARASRAVLVLEPAMGPEGALKTWRKGVGDFRVEVRGRSAHAGGDHAAGRNAIVELARHILELERLTDYERGTTVNVGVVSGGTRSNVVPEFAAAEVDFRVMTLEEAERLERAIRGLRPHAEGFAVTVTGGLNRPPLEERMTRDLFALAKEVAAGLGFDVAASGTGGGSDGNFTAALGVPTLDGLGAVGDGAHALHEHVALDAMPQRAALVAELALRLHETR, encoded by the coding sequence ATGCCGTCACCGCCACGGAAATGCACCTCCGAGATTCGTCTCCCTTGTACGATAGCACCGGAAGGGACGTGCCCGATGAGCGCCATCCTGCAATGGTTGAACGCCCGCCAGGACGAGATGGTCGACACCCTTCGCCGCGCGGTGGAACTGGAGTCCCCGTCGGACGATGCCGAAGCGCTGCACCGCTTCGCCGACTGGCTTGTGCCGCGCGGCCGGGCGATTCCAGGGGTGGCCGTGGAACAGCTGCCCGACCCGGCGGGCCCCATGGTGCGCATGGCGTTGTCCGGCACCGGCCGCCCGGTGCTCCTGCTCGCCCACTTCGACACCGTCTGGCCGCTCGGCACCTTGGAACGCATGCCGCTTCGCATCGAGGGCGGGCGCCTCCACGGCCCCGGCTCCTTCGACATGAAGGCCGGGCTCGTCCAGGGCCTCTACGCCCTGGCGGCGCTCGCGGCCCACACGCGCCCAGAGGAGCGGCCGCCCGTGATCCTGCTCTGCACGAGCGACGAGGAGGTCGGCAGCGAGCGGTCCCGCGCACGGATCGAGGAGGAGGCGCGCGCGAGCCGCGCCGTGCTCGTGCTGGAGCCGGCGATGGGCCCGGAGGGCGCGCTCAAGACCTGGCGCAAGGGCGTCGGGGACTTCCGCGTCGAGGTGCGGGGGCGGTCCGCCCACGCCGGGGGCGACCACGCCGCGGGCCGCAACGCGATCGTCGAACTCGCGCGCCATATCCTGGAACTGGAGCGGCTGACCGACTACGAACGCGGCACGACCGTCAACGTGGGCGTCGTCTCCGGCGGCACGCGGTCGAACGTCGTCCCGGAATTCGCCGCGGCGGAGGTGGACTTCCGCGTGATGACCCTTGAGGAGGCCGAACGCCTGGAGCGGGCGATCCGCGGACTGCGCCCCCACGCCGAGGGGTTTGCGGTGACGGTCACGGGCGGGCTCAACCGGCCGCCGCTCGAGGAACGGATGACGCGCGACCTGTTCGCCCTGGCGAAGGAGGTCGCCGCCGGGCTCGGCTTCGACGTCGCGGCGAGCGGCACGGGCGGCGGCAGCGACGGCAACTTCACCGCCGCCCTCGGCGTGCCCACGCTGGACGGCCTCGGCGCCGTCGGCGACGGGGCGCACGCGCTGCATGAACACGTGGCCCTCGACGCCATGCCGCAGCGGGCGGCGCTCGTGGCGGAGCTCGCCCTGCGTCTCCATGAAACGAGGTGA
- a CDS encoding electron transfer flavoprotein subunit alpha/FixB family protein: MADVYVLIFAPGGATAKAALEPLGAGRGLAQALNAKLVGVVVGAGADAAVEAVRRRADAVVHVSGDALQSYDVDAFTAAAQQALEGRDARVVLALADSIGREVAPRLAARLGGSPLTEISDVAVEDGRPVFSRPVFGGKAVAKLVGRRDPVVATVKAGAFEAPAEGQAEAAVETLTAAAVEPSVEVLGREAAPQTGVPLDAAPVVVSGGRGVGGPEPFQNELKQLADLLGGAVGASLAAVDAGWVPQSYQVGQTGTAVAPTVYIAVGISGASQHLAGISGAKHVVAINKDKEAPIFRVAEVGLVGEWKPIVDALVKALQAGK; encoded by the coding sequence ATGGCGGACGTATACGTGCTCATCTTCGCGCCGGGCGGCGCGACGGCCAAGGCGGCCCTGGAGCCGCTCGGCGCCGGCCGCGGCCTGGCGCAGGCGCTGAACGCGAAGCTCGTCGGCGTGGTGGTCGGCGCCGGCGCGGACGCCGCGGTGGAGGCCGTGCGCCGGCGCGCGGACGCGGTCGTTCACGTATCCGGAGACGCGCTGCAGTCGTACGACGTGGACGCGTTCACGGCGGCGGCGCAGCAGGCGCTCGAAGGGCGGGACGCTCGCGTCGTGCTGGCGTTGGCCGACTCGATCGGCCGCGAGGTCGCGCCGCGCCTGGCCGCGCGGCTCGGCGGCAGCCCGCTGACGGAGATCAGCGACGTCGCGGTGGAGGACGGCCGCCCGGTGTTCAGCCGGCCCGTCTTCGGCGGCAAGGCGGTGGCGAAGCTCGTCGGCCGCCGCGACCCCGTCGTGGCGACGGTCAAGGCGGGCGCGTTCGAGGCTCCTGCGGAGGGCCAGGCGGAGGCCGCCGTGGAGACGCTCACGGCGGCTGCCGTGGAGCCCTCGGTGGAGGTGCTCGGCCGCGAGGCCGCGCCGCAGACCGGCGTGCCGCTCGACGCGGCGCCGGTCGTCGTCTCCGGCGGTCGCGGCGTCGGCGGCCCGGAACCGTTCCAGAACGAGCTCAAGCAACTGGCCGACCTCCTCGGCGGCGCGGTCGGCGCCTCGCTCGCGGCGGTGGACGCCGGCTGGGTGCCGCAGTCGTACCAGGTCGGCCAGACGGGCACGGCGGTGGCCCCCACGGTGTACATCGCGGTCGGCATTTCCGGCGCCAGCCAGCACCTGGCCGGCATCAGCGGCGCCAAGCACGTGGTGGCGATCAACAAGGACAAGGAAGCGCCGATCTTCCGCGTGGCGGAGGTCGGGCTCGTCGGCGAGTGGAAGCCGATCGTCGACGCGCTCGTCAAGGCGCTGCAGGCGGGGAAGTAG
- a CDS encoding electron transfer flavoprotein subunit beta/FixA family protein codes for MHVVVCIKHILDPEMPPASFRIAEDGRSPAEAGLPRAIGPFDQNALEVALKLKDAQPDTRITVITAGPAEANEALRKALALNADRAVRVDLERLPGPDSSTVAEILAAAIRRLDSAPDLILVGRQSGDWDQGVVGPVLAEKLGAAFVGLGYAAEIADGGVVITRQVDDGIERVRPKKTAVVTVTNHESNVLRLPKLKDVVAAHRKPIEEIPAAELGVPLDDAAVEAVALAIPQREARCEFLEGEPEEMAAALAERIRRWLSA; via the coding sequence ATGCACGTGGTGGTGTGCATCAAACACATCCTCGACCCGGAAATGCCGCCGGCCAGCTTCCGCATCGCGGAAGACGGGCGTTCGCCGGCAGAGGCCGGGTTGCCGCGCGCGATCGGGCCGTTCGACCAGAACGCGCTTGAGGTCGCGCTGAAGCTCAAGGACGCGCAGCCGGACACCCGGATCACGGTGATCACCGCCGGCCCGGCGGAGGCGAACGAAGCGCTTCGGAAGGCGCTCGCGCTGAACGCGGACCGCGCCGTGCGGGTGGACCTGGAGCGCCTGCCGGGGCCGGACTCGTCGACGGTCGCCGAGATTCTCGCGGCGGCCATCCGGCGCCTGGACAGCGCGCCGGACCTCATTCTCGTCGGCCGCCAGTCGGGCGACTGGGACCAGGGCGTCGTCGGGCCGGTGCTGGCGGAGAAGCTCGGCGCGGCGTTCGTGGGCCTCGGCTACGCGGCGGAGATCGCGGACGGCGGCGTCGTCATCACGCGGCAGGTCGACGACGGCATCGAGCGCGTGCGCCCCAAGAAGACGGCCGTCGTCACCGTCACGAACCACGAGTCGAACGTGCTGCGGCTGCCGAAGTTGAAGGACGTCGTGGCCGCGCACCGCAAGCCCATCGAAGAGATCCCGGCGGCGGAGCTGGGCGTGCCGCTCGACGATGCGGCCGTGGAAGCCGTGGCGCTGGCGATCCCGCAGCGGGAGGCGCGCTGCGAGTTCCTCGAAGGCGAACCGGAAGAGATGGCGGCAGCGCTCGCGGAGCGGATCCGGCGCTGGCTTTCCGCGTAA
- a CDS encoding PQQ-dependent sugar dehydrogenase: MRERWLWFGALVLAAVAVFAGLRWARLDNRLGGLPSAPNTPAQVGVGVWPSEQGSVPPGDDPDRFVRSTFAQGLAQPTAMAFGRDGTLYVTELVGRVVALKDTDGDGAADQTSVFADGLTDPLGVAVLRAGDLVVSQRGRLTRLRDTDGDGAADQREDIVTGLPVGRHQNDNVVLGPDGRLYWGQGSRSDHGEGGIVPYEASILSATPDGNDVRVVATGLRNPYGLAFDAKTGALYATDNGRDVPDKGVPDELNLIETGGAYGWPDCWGAGQGTHCDGTKLPLVLLPPHSSADGLAIYRGDAFPAEYQGAAFIALWGANDGDPRVGRQVVVAFPPKAEGRPWSVQPFATGFAHPLAVAVGPDGDLYVADMGANTIVRFHPSGASR, translated from the coding sequence GTGCGGGAGCGCTGGCTGTGGTTCGGCGCGCTCGTGCTCGCGGCCGTGGCCGTCTTTGCGGGCTTGCGCTGGGCGCGCCTGGACAACCGCCTGGGCGGGCTCCCCAGCGCCCCGAACACGCCCGCGCAGGTGGGGGTGGGGGTCTGGCCCTCGGAGCAGGGCTCCGTCCCGCCCGGCGACGACCCGGACCGCTTTGTCCGTTCCACGTTCGCCCAGGGGCTGGCCCAGCCGACGGCGATGGCGTTCGGCCGGGACGGCACGCTGTACGTGACCGAGCTTGTGGGGCGCGTCGTCGCGTTGAAGGACACGGATGGCGACGGCGCCGCCGACCAGACGTCCGTCTTCGCCGACGGGCTGACGGATCCGCTCGGCGTGGCCGTGCTGCGCGCCGGCGACCTCGTCGTCTCCCAACGCGGCCGGCTCACCCGCCTGCGGGACACGGACGGCGACGGCGCCGCCGACCAGCGCGAGGACATCGTCACCGGCCTGCCGGTGGGACGCCATCAGAACGACAACGTCGTGCTGGGGCCGGACGGGCGCCTCTACTGGGGGCAGGGCTCGCGCAGCGACCACGGCGAGGGCGGGATCGTGCCGTACGAGGCGTCGATCCTCAGCGCCACCCCTGACGGCAACGACGTGAGGGTCGTGGCCACGGGGCTGCGCAACCCGTACGGCCTGGCGTTCGACGCGAAGACCGGCGCGCTGTACGCGACCGACAACGGCCGCGACGTCCCCGACAAGGGCGTGCCGGACGAGCTCAACCTGATCGAGACGGGCGGCGCCTACGGCTGGCCCGACTGCTGGGGAGCCGGCCAGGGGACGCACTGCGACGGCACCAAGCTGCCGCTCGTCCTTCTTCCCCCGCATTCGTCCGCGGACGGGCTGGCCATCTACCGCGGCGACGCGTTCCCCGCCGAGTACCAGGGTGCGGCGTTCATCGCACTGTGGGGCGCGAACGACGGCGATCCGCGCGTGGGGCGGCAGGTCGTCGTCGCCTTCCCGCCGAAGGCGGAGGGCCGTCCCTGGTCCGTGCAGCCCTTCGCGACGGGGTTTGCGCACCCTCTCGCCGTGGCGGTGGGGCCCGACGGCGACCTGTATGTGGCGGACATGGGGGCGAACACGATCGTCCGCTTCCATCCCTCGGGCGCGTCGCGCTGA
- a CDS encoding ATP-dependent Clp protease proteolytic subunit produces the protein MGGLWNWFWLLVFLWSLAPLYRQRLLHQKRVQLIRAIERSRGSRLISLIHRQESVSFLGIPISRYITIEDSEEVLRAIHLTPEDVPIDMILHTPGGLVLAAEQIAQALRRHRAPVTVFVPHYAMSGGTLIALAADRVVMDPNAVLGPVDPQLGNYPAVSLLRAVREKGRDKVDDQTLILADIAEKAVAQVQEFVVRLLETKMPKEEAEKVATVLTHGKWTHDYPIDCDQLRALGLDVNCEMPEAVYRLMDLYPQPGGRRPSVQYIPVPYTRER, from the coding sequence GTGGGCGGCCTCTGGAACTGGTTCTGGCTTCTCGTCTTTCTCTGGTCCCTGGCTCCGCTGTACCGGCAGCGGCTCCTTCACCAGAAGCGCGTGCAACTGATCCGCGCCATCGAGCGGAGCCGGGGATCCCGGCTCATCAGCCTCATCCACCGCCAGGAGTCCGTGAGCTTCCTCGGCATCCCGATCTCCCGCTACATCACGATCGAGGACTCGGAAGAGGTGCTCCGCGCCATCCACCTGACGCCCGAGGATGTGCCCATCGACATGATCCTGCACACCCCGGGCGGCCTCGTCCTCGCCGCCGAGCAGATCGCCCAGGCGCTGCGCCGGCACAGGGCGCCCGTCACCGTCTTCGTGCCGCACTACGCGATGTCCGGCGGCACGCTGATCGCCCTGGCGGCGGACCGCGTCGTCATGGATCCGAACGCCGTGCTCGGGCCGGTCGACCCGCAGCTCGGCAACTACCCGGCCGTCTCGCTGCTGCGCGCCGTGCGCGAAAAGGGGCGGGACAAGGTCGACGACCAGACGCTCATCCTCGCGGACATCGCCGAGAAGGCGGTGGCGCAGGTGCAGGAGTTCGTCGTGCGGCTGCTTGAGACCAAGATGCCGAAGGAAGAGGCGGAGAAGGTCGCGACGGTGCTCACCCACGGCAAGTGGACGCACGACTACCCGATCGACTGCGACCAGCTCCGCGCGCTGGGCCTCGACGTGAACTGCGAGATGCCGGAGGCCGTCTACCGTCTGATGGACCTGTACCCGCAGCCGGGCGGGCGGCGGCCGTCGGTGCAGTACATTCCGGTGCCGTACACCCGCGAGCGGTAG